A region of Methanocorpusculum labreanum Z DNA encodes the following proteins:
- a CDS encoding HNH endonuclease produces MILEHKTCLGLRIADRVILSKILAGTWRVDSENGEIISRSTGKPLCFLPKNNGYLSAQVRYKGYVVNVTKHRAVYIAGTCKTMDDLPIDLNLQIDHINGNIEDCRLANLRLIPFWDNNHPLSGRKKRIFTEEQVGEIRRRYAEGEPPRILAAAFGVNKSTIHRIVSRRTYSEVGL; encoded by the coding sequence ATGATCCTGGAACATAAAACCTGCCTGGGTCTGCGGATCGCCGACCGGGTCATCCTCTCGAAGATCCTTGCCGGAACCTGGCGTGTCGATTCTGAAAACGGCGAGATCATTTCCCGGAGCACCGGAAAGCCTCTCTGTTTCCTCCCAAAAAACAACGGATATCTGTCCGCACAGGTCAGATACAAGGGATATGTAGTCAACGTCACCAAGCACCGGGCCGTCTACATCGCCGGAACCTGCAAAACGATGGACGATCTGCCGATCGATCTGAACCTCCAGATCGATCACATCAATGGGAACATCGAGGACTGCCGGCTTGCAAACCTCCGGCTCATCCCGTTCTGGGACAACAACCATCCGCTTTCGGGACGAAAAAAGCGAATCTTCACGGAGGAGCAGGTGGGGGAGATCCGACGAAGATACGCGGAAGGCGAACCCCCGCGGATCCTTGCGGCGGCGTTCGGTGTGAACAAGAGCACGATCCACAGAATCGTTTCCCGACGAACCTATTCGGAGGTGGGCCTGTGA
- a CDS encoding phenylacetate--CoA ligase family protein, giving the protein MFWNEKMETLSGQALEELQLKRLKETVARTQNIGFYNTLFKDAGITPSDIKSLDDLAKIPFTKKADLRGGYPFGFLAVPMNQVNRIHTTSGTTGKPTVVAYTKNDLNMWSELIARNLTMVGLRAGDIFQNASNYSLFTGGLGIHMGAEKIGCAVVPSGVGNTKRQIEMIQDFKVKGLHCTPSYAMHLTEVAEEMHADLASLEIGCFGAEAWSENMRRDLENRLGLKAYDSYGMSELFGPGVAFECPEQDGLHIWHDCYIVEIIDPKTGEVLGPEEKGEMVVTPIVKEAMPLLRYRTGDITMLMEDECPCGRGQKIARLLGRSDDMLTVRGINVFPSQIEHVLKNIPEVGDQFIVYIDRVNHLDEMMIEVEMNKNIFSGELQDLSKLQTKIMKALQDTLTLRARVELVEPGSLPRFEGKAKRVVDRRVI; this is encoded by the coding sequence ATGTTCTGGAATGAGAAGATGGAAACCCTGTCCGGCCAGGCTCTTGAAGAGCTTCAGCTCAAACGTCTCAAGGAGACGGTTGCACGGACGCAGAATATCGGTTTCTACAATACCCTGTTCAAAGATGCGGGAATAACCCCGTCTGATATTAAATCACTAGATGATCTGGCAAAGATTCCGTTCACGAAGAAAGCGGATCTCCGTGGGGGATATCCGTTTGGCTTTTTAGCGGTGCCAATGAATCAGGTCAACCGTATTCATACAACATCCGGAACGACCGGGAAACCGACGGTCGTTGCCTATACGAAAAACGATCTCAATATGTGGTCGGAACTTATCGCACGGAACCTGACGATGGTGGGGCTTAGAGCCGGCGATATTTTCCAGAATGCATCGAACTACTCTCTTTTTACCGGCGGGCTCGGCATCCATATGGGGGCTGAGAAGATCGGCTGCGCTGTTGTGCCGTCAGGCGTCGGCAATACAAAACGGCAGATCGAGATGATCCAGGATTTCAAGGTCAAGGGTCTTCACTGCACGCCGAGCTATGCGATGCATCTGACCGAGGTGGCTGAGGAAATGCATGCGGATCTTGCTTCGCTTGAGATCGGCTGTTTTGGTGCGGAAGCCTGGTCGGAGAATATGCGCCGCGATCTGGAGAACCGTCTCGGTCTCAAGGCCTACGACAGTTACGGGATGAGTGAACTTTTCGGTCCGGGCGTTGCCTTTGAATGCCCCGAACAGGACGGTCTGCATATCTGGCACGACTGTTATATCGTCGAGATCATCGATCCTAAGACCGGCGAGGTGCTCGGTCCCGAAGAGAAGGGAGAAATGGTCGTGACCCCGATCGTGAAGGAGGCCATGCCTCTCTTAAGATACAGGACCGGCGATATCACGATGCTCATGGAGGATGAGTGTCCGTGCGGCCGTGGTCAGAAGATCGCAAGACTGCTTGGAAGAAGCGATGATATGCTGACGGTCCGTGGGATCAATGTTTTCCCGAGTCAGATCGAGCATGTACTGAAAAACATCCCCGAAGTGGGCGATCAGTTCATAGTCTACATCGATCGGGTGAACCATCTTGATGAGATGATGATCGAGGTGGAGATGAATAAAAACATCTTCTCGGGAGAACTTCAGGATCTCTCGAAGCTGCAGACGAAGATCATGAAGGCCCTGCAGGACACGCTTACGCTGCGTGCCAGAGTCGAGCTTGTAGAGCCGGGGTCTCTCCCCCGCTTTGAAGGGAAAGCAAAGAGAGTCGTTGACCGGAGGGTCATTTAA
- a CDS encoding type IV pilin, translating into MTGGADMPNNSGVSSVIGVVILLLLVVLAASVIGLTLSKATQNAVDSTPNVQFILSADSQMLYHGGGDVLYKDRLTFYDNGDDITNAIQIDSDDTWTEWRTGQAITLPWDCVVTNLTILSLDTLGREQLLYRGSGLVVPTPTESPTETPTPTLTPTPTPTLTPTPTPTPTPTPSGLPDATFTWEVDFGSEVPHSSLPSWLTADAYVITDEGWIWWPWWWDRYTDVEFTAVENGADVTYFWSSIGVDVSDPYDRVTEMRFDDTGLYPVTLTVTNSSGTNSSTKTFSVRNPGVTAMTWVKSDRTSRTGVFGSNASLGSYQWRLLIPSSIQGYSMQIYTDDWWGSETVYSYVRIPKKNTWYHVAGTYEENDASDNLIIYFNGEKEMGEGASGTLLDVNGVTTWSETNRFYCDASYEIPFALTSAEIATVYDDEKSAYGW; encoded by the coding sequence ATGACAGGTGGTGCTGATATGCCCAATAACTCAGGAGTATCCAGTGTTATTGGAGTCGTTATTCTCTTGCTTCTGGTCGTTCTCGCAGCTTCTGTAATCGGTCTGACCCTCTCGAAAGCCACCCAGAACGCTGTTGACAGTACGCCGAATGTGCAGTTTATACTGTCAGCTGATTCTCAGATGCTGTATCACGGCGGCGGGGATGTTCTGTATAAGGATCGATTAACGTTTTATGATAACGGTGATGATATCACCAATGCGATCCAAATAGATTCTGATGATACGTGGACTGAGTGGCGAACAGGTCAGGCGATTACACTACCTTGGGATTGTGTTGTTACAAATCTAACCATCTTGTCCTTAGATACTCTTGGTCGAGAACAGTTGTTGTATCGGGGTTCAGGTCTCGTGGTCCCTACTCCCACTGAATCTCCTACTGAAACTCCCACTCCCACACTAACGCCGACCCCCACTCCTACTCTGACCCCAACCCCAACCCCCACACCCACTCCGACACCGTCCGGTTTGCCCGATGCAACATTTACGTGGGAGGTAGACTTTGGTTCTGAGGTCCCGCATTCAAGTCTTCCGTCCTGGCTCACTGCTGATGCGTATGTCATTACTGATGAGGGATGGATATGGTGGCCTTGGTGGTGGGATCGGTATACTGATGTTGAGTTTACTGCAGTCGAGAATGGCGCCGATGTTACCTATTTCTGGTCATCAATCGGAGTTGATGTTTCAGATCCTTATGACAGGGTTACAGAAATGCGGTTTGACGATACAGGATTGTATCCCGTCACGCTGACCGTGACAAATAGTTCCGGCACGAATAGTTCTACGAAGACGTTCAGCGTAAGAAATCCGGGAGTTACCGCGATGACGTGGGTTAAAAGCGATAGAACCTCTCGTACCGGTGTGTTTGGAAGCAATGCGAGCTTGGGCTCGTATCAATGGAGGTTATTGATTCCCTCGAGCATACAAGGATATAGTATGCAGATATATACGGATGATTGGTGGGGTTCTGAGACCGTCTATTCATATGTTCGCATTCCAAAGAAAAATACCTGGTATCACGTTGCCGGAACATACGAAGAGAATGATGCGTCGGATAATCTCATAATTTATTTTAATGGAGAGAAAGAAATGGGCGAGGGTGCTTCCGGTACATTATTGGATGTCAATGGAGTAACTACATGGAGTGAAACCAACCGCTTTTACTGTGATGCCTCGTATGAAATCCCGTTTGCACTTACATCAGCGGAGATCGCTACAGTTTATGATGATGAAAAATCTGCTTATGGGTGGTAG
- a CDS encoding type II secretion system F family protein, with protein sequence MRNPLTPSPERIRALEKELFSARIDIDVKGLVRYARVFGFIASILIVFALIVIDVFFFPVANLFTDPEYIIFTYPLTAGIAVLANVAVYYAIISYPKLEMRSRKRFIEASMYEMVSFMYALHHCGATLYASVHSIAKYADFYGDAAKEFRQVVSDMDFCGYDQFTAIQRLADTTPSDKLRFFLSELSSTYRSIGNAEVFLHGKLQEMQKESEVAQRSYLSSLGAIAEMYITLFVAGPLFVVIVIMVIGLISGSDPMILAIVVYLMLPIGTVIFLLLLDALGQTYIIKRVQMPRSTVPLYPQLTIVEAEEDETPLFEKLKKYDKRLKYMEFIRHPRLAIREEPALVFVFSIPLSLITGVVLYVSTVKVFFNPYMIYQWGMAVDDVVVVMLLVALMPYAISYRNYVRRIDKVEGALPDFCRQLSSLVKYNMTLTHAIELTAQEGKSYIQEDIRILSRDLLWGEKLSSALKRFADRMKNLSVDRLVILLSQTEHFTNDLSLTIDLQYHEAKARESLKRERKSDMGVYVVIVFMAFAVFVFVQVIMSEVFLNIMMENSEALSYLSSSSGAGFPAQTYQMIIYHSILIHGFCSGLVAGMMGTGSIKGGIQYSCIMLALGAIAFIVISMVM encoded by the coding sequence ATGAGAAATCCCTTAACTCCATCTCCGGAACGCATTCGAGCTCTTGAAAAGGAACTCTTTTCGGCCCGTATCGATATCGATGTCAAGGGACTCGTTCGTTATGCACGGGTATTTGGTTTCATTGCCAGTATTCTCATTGTTTTCGCCCTCATCGTTATCGATGTTTTCTTCTTTCCGGTTGCAAATCTGTTCACGGACCCGGAGTATATCATCTTCACGTATCCTCTGACGGCCGGGATCGCTGTTCTTGCTAATGTTGCCGTCTATTATGCCATTATCTCCTACCCGAAGCTGGAAATGCGGAGCCGGAAACGGTTCATCGAAGCATCCATGTATGAAATGGTATCGTTCATGTATGCTCTGCACCACTGCGGGGCAACCCTGTATGCATCCGTTCATTCCATTGCCAAGTATGCGGATTTCTACGGCGATGCAGCAAAAGAGTTCCGTCAGGTAGTTTCCGATATGGATTTCTGCGGCTATGACCAGTTCACTGCCATCCAGCGGCTTGCCGATACCACGCCTTCCGACAAACTTCGGTTCTTCCTGTCGGAATTGTCTTCAACGTACCGGTCGATCGGTAATGCCGAAGTGTTTCTGCACGGCAAACTTCAGGAGATGCAAAAAGAGAGCGAGGTAGCTCAGAGAAGCTACCTCTCCTCGCTTGGGGCGATCGCCGAGATGTATATCACCCTTTTCGTCGCGGGTCCTCTGTTCGTGGTGATCGTTATTATGGTCATTGGGCTCATCTCGGGGTCGGACCCGATGATCCTTGCGATCGTCGTTTATCTGATGCTTCCGATTGGAACGGTGATTTTCCTCCTTCTTCTGGATGCTCTCGGCCAGACCTACATCATCAAACGCGTTCAGATGCCAAGGTCAACAGTGCCTCTGTATCCTCAGCTTACAATAGTGGAAGCAGAAGAGGATGAAACACCCCTCTTTGAAAAACTGAAAAAATACGACAAACGCCTGAAATACATGGAGTTCATTCGTCACCCGCGGCTGGCTATTCGTGAGGAACCGGCGCTTGTTTTCGTGTTCAGTATCCCTCTGTCGCTGATAACGGGTGTTGTTCTTTACGTTTCCACGGTAAAGGTATTCTTCAATCCGTATATGATCTATCAATGGGGTATGGCCGTCGATGACGTGGTCGTGGTCATGCTTTTGGTAGCTCTCATGCCGTATGCAATAAGCTACCGGAATTACGTCCGCAGAATAGATAAGGTGGAAGGCGCTCTTCCCGATTTCTGCAGGCAGCTGAGTTCTCTGGTAAAGTACAATATGACGCTGACCCACGCCATTGAACTCACCGCACAGGAAGGAAAAAGTTACATACAAGAGGATATCCGCATTCTTTCCCGTGATCTTCTGTGGGGCGAGAAGCTTTCTTCCGCATTAAAGCGGTTTGCGGACCGTATGAAAAATCTGTCCGTCGACCGTCTGGTCATTCTCCTCTCCCAGACCGAGCATTTCACAAATGATCTATCGCTTACGATCGACCTGCAGTATCATGAAGCGAAGGCCCGCGAGTCTCTGAAAAGGGAAAGAAAGAGCGACATGGGCGTGTATGTCGTCATCGTTTTCATGGCGTTCGCGGTATTTGTGTTCGTTCAGGTCATCATGTCGGAGGTTTTTCTCAATATTATGATGGAAAATTCCGAAGCTCTCTCGTATCTCAGCTCCAGTTCGGGAGCCGGGTTTCCCGCCCAGACGTATCAGATGATCATTTATCATTCGATCCTTATTCACGGATTCTGTTCCGGGCTTGTGGCCGGTATGATGGGTACGGGCTCTATTAAAGGGGGTATCCAGTATTCGTGTATTATGCTCGCTCTTGGAGCCATCGCATTTATCGTTATTAGCATGGTTATGTAG
- a CDS encoding type II/IV secretion system ATPase subunit, whose product MHAGIWLMFGRKNKEEAQEEIPDTLPEYDFERDGSLVSPKLRKTDEILEAYWIEPGLTRVTIIRTAEYENVYIAHEPALTHFEAELLERLQPAVRDLLIMKDIELNDMMEVLYESIDLLLDSYDLNITNATVYKMRYYLKRTFFGWGRVDILRGDHDIEDISCSGYDLPVYLYHRKYRDIKTSIFFTDPRELDSLVVLFAQKAGKHISLSNPIVDATLSDGSRIQLTYSTVVSTRGSSFTIRKFRKNPFSPIDLLVNNTFTIDEMVYLWMAVQYNYSILIVGGTASGKTTTLNAISQFIPALSKVVSIEDTREIMLEHDNWIASLVPLSSGAVSAAQRDITMFDLLKAAMRQRPEYILLGEVRGIEAQTLFQAMNSGHTTYSTLHGGDVAMAIHRLENPPLDVPKATIETLDIVLCQGSMFRNKKQVRRCKEITEIVGMTDKGELEINTVFLYNFQRDTPSFSGTSQVYASIAEKTGMNMTTMGDELRKRTAVLQAMLDQDIRDYRDFARIVWLFLSRPKYVMANVGDLVQILPGKCKRHESLANLPIPKDEYPELVDGPSESDAAYGVGSSVSDRETSVDPSGVCYIPQPVGQADEPAKETMPLTKTVPVSGEQTPIVRSVPIDDSGAAGLESTPEPKEPAFTLPPKPVPESTEPAFVLPPKPADESGEPLADLSTESTEPGVDYLPEPTSESTEPGVDLPPEPAPESTEPEVKEEPVVEERLFYDVPVDTPSEEEIFGPAEPDPLFEVAPDKDISSFDLYADEQTSGSAPEKKQQ is encoded by the coding sequence ATGCATGCAGGAATATGGCTGATGTTTGGCAGAAAGAACAAGGAAGAGGCACAAGAGGAAATACCTGACACCCTCCCGGAGTATGATTTCGAACGGGACGGGTCTTTAGTCTCTCCCAAACTCCGTAAAACGGACGAAATTCTCGAAGCCTACTGGATAGAGCCGGGTCTTACCCGTGTCACCATCATCAGAACCGCCGAGTATGAAAATGTCTATATCGCCCATGAACCTGCTCTGACGCATTTCGAAGCCGAACTTCTCGAACGTCTTCAGCCTGCCGTTCGTGATCTGCTGATCATGAAGGATATCGAACTGAACGATATGATGGAGGTCCTGTATGAATCGATCGACCTCCTTCTCGATTCCTATGATCTGAATATTACCAATGCCACCGTATATAAGATGCGGTATTATCTGAAACGCACGTTTTTCGGGTGGGGGCGTGTTGATATCCTTCGCGGGGACCATGACATCGAGGATATTTCCTGTTCCGGGTATGATCTGCCGGTCTATCTGTATCACCGTAAATACCGGGATATCAAGACCTCGATCTTCTTCACCGATCCGCGGGAACTGGACAGTCTCGTTGTTCTGTTTGCCCAGAAAGCAGGAAAACACATCTCCCTTTCCAATCCAATCGTGGATGCTACCTTGTCCGACGGATCGCGTATCCAGCTGACCTACAGTACGGTGGTCTCGACGCGCGGGTCTTCCTTTACCATACGTAAGTTCAGAAAGAATCCGTTCTCGCCGATCGATCTTCTGGTCAACAACACGTTTACGATCGATGAGATGGTCTATCTCTGGATGGCGGTCCAGTATAACTACTCCATTCTGATCGTCGGAGGAACGGCTTCCGGCAAGACGACTACGCTGAATGCTATTTCCCAGTTCATCCCCGCTCTTTCTAAAGTGGTGTCCATCGAGGATACCCGCGAGATCATGCTGGAGCATGACAACTGGATCGCGAGTCTCGTGCCGCTTTCATCGGGTGCTGTCAGCGCCGCACAGCGGGACATCACCATGTTCGATCTGTTAAAAGCTGCGATGCGTCAGAGACCCGAGTACATCCTTCTTGGCGAGGTCCGCGGTATCGAGGCCCAGACGCTTTTCCAGGCGATGAACTCGGGACACACGACGTATTCCACTCTGCACGGCGGTGACGTGGCAATGGCGATTCACCGTCTGGAGAACCCCCCGCTGGATGTGCCGAAAGCAACGATCGAAACCCTCGATATTGTGTTATGTCAGGGAAGTATGTTTAGGAACAAGAAGCAGGTTCGCCGGTGTAAGGAGATCACCGAGATCGTGGGTATGACCGATAAAGGCGAGCTTGAGATCAACACGGTGTTTCTGTACAACTTCCAGAGAGATACCCCCAGTTTCTCCGGCACGTCCCAGGTCTATGCATCGATCGCTGAAAAGACCGGCATGAATATGACAACGATGGGCGATGAACTCCGTAAGCGTACTGCCGTTTTACAGGCGATGCTTGATCAGGATATCAGGGATTACCGGGATTTTGCACGGATCGTCTGGCTGTTTCTCTCAAGACCCAAGTATGTCATGGCGAACGTCGGCGATCTTGTTCAGATTCTTCCAGGGAAGTGCAAACGTCATGAGTCTCTGGCCAACCTCCCGATTCCGAAAGATGAGTATCCGGAGCTGGTGGATGGACCTTCGGAGTCCGATGCAGCATACGGGGTTGGTTCCTCTGTCTCCGATCGCGAGACTAGTGTCGATCCATCCGGTGTCTGCTATATCCCGCAACCCGTGGGGCAGGCTGACGAACCTGCGAAAGAGACTATGCCCCTCACGAAAACAGTGCCCGTTTCCGGCGAACAGACGCCGATCGTTCGTTCCGTGCCGATTGATGATTCCGGCGCTGCCGGGTTAGAGTCCACCCCCGAACCTAAGGAGCCTGCTTTCACACTCCCCCCCAAACCCGTTCCCGAATCCACTGAGCCTGCATTCGTTCTTCCCCCCAAGCCTGCAGATGAATCCGGTGAACCTCTGGCCGATCTTTCCACCGAATCCACCGAACCGGGAGTCGACTACCTTCCCGAACCTACTTCCGAATCCACTGAGCCTGGAGTCGATCTTCCCCCAGAGCCGGCTCCTGAATCAACCGAGCCTGAAGTAAAGGAAGAACCAGTTGTAGAAGAGCGGCTTTTCTATGACGTCCCGGTCGACACCCCCTCCGAAGAGGAGATATTTGGCCCGGCGGAACCGGATCCGCTCTTCGAAGTTGCCCCGGACAAAGATATCTCATCCTTTGATCTGTATGCAGATGAACAGACCTCCGGGTCAGCCCCGGAAAAGAAGCAGCAGTAG
- a CDS encoding type IV pilin, with product MIRLCGMKDNGVSPVIAALLILALTILLIGIFAAGIFSLGNVDSAPIAGITISEKNGIITLTHFSGDTLPAGEYAILVNVVDQTREFQGDVVDFSPGTTLVWDRGTTEPLNLVSVIYTGSGGAVVIAEKQFYSINTSRINAAFTAEVTEGKNATSQVKVGVSGAKPLPDVIADLADVWVVLDQDSDQTTVEFTAEESSPDLEFSWTCGNGQTADTQAASFVYNTAGTYTVRLDIRNVTSGEVGTSSMILAVRDPGVTAMAWVKSNETYTTNVWPIAGRGYSDGVGGTGYTDRVWRLQFSNPTTHGFQMVFYFEKTGETPSTQVEYHVSSLERKWYHITGVYDQRGTSPQERSKLYIYGRNSGTIRGPINENLPLNTPTRSRYDVTRWKIENGNFTTEMQHEVDFPLTSEEITAIHTLESGGYTE from the coding sequence ATGATTCGGCTATGCGGCATGAAAGACAACGGGGTATCTCCCGTTATCGCCGCACTATTGATTCTTGCGCTCACGATACTTCTCATTGGCATTTTTGCAGCCGGGATTTTTTCTCTGGGGAATGTAGATTCTGCGCCAATTGCCGGAATCACCATTTCAGAGAAGAACGGTATTATCACTCTGACCCATTTTTCGGGAGATACGCTTCCTGCCGGAGAATATGCAATTTTGGTAAACGTTGTTGACCAGACCCGGGAATTTCAGGGAGATGTTGTGGATTTTTCTCCGGGCACAACACTTGTCTGGGACAGAGGGACAACAGAGCCCCTTAATTTGGTGTCCGTCATATATACCGGGAGTGGAGGGGCTGTCGTTATTGCCGAAAAACAGTTTTACTCAATCAATACCTCCCGGATAAATGCAGCATTTACGGCCGAAGTAACGGAGGGAAAGAATGCGACAAGTCAGGTGAAGGTCGGCGTGTCGGGTGCAAAACCTCTCCCCGACGTGATTGCGGATCTTGCCGATGTGTGGGTCGTTCTCGATCAAGATTCCGACCAAACGACGGTGGAGTTCACGGCCGAAGAAAGTTCGCCTGACCTGGAGTTTTCCTGGACCTGCGGAAATGGACAGACGGCCGATACGCAAGCGGCGTCGTTTGTGTATAATACCGCTGGAACATACACGGTTCGGCTGGATATCCGGAATGTTACTTCGGGAGAGGTTGGAACAAGCTCGATGATACTTGCAGTAAGAGATCCGGGGGTTACGGCGATGGCGTGGGTGAAGAGTAATGAAACCTATACAACTAATGTGTGGCCCATTGCAGGACGCGGGTATAGCGATGGTGTTGGCGGCACTGGATATACCGACAGAGTATGGAGACTGCAATTTTCAAACCCAACTACTCATGGTTTTCAGATGGTCTTCTATTTTGAAAAAACAGGTGAAACTCCATCCACACAGGTTGAATACCATGTTTCGAGTCTTGAGAGAAAATGGTATCATATAACAGGTGTGTATGACCAACGAGGCACATCTCCGCAGGAGCGATCCAAACTGTATATTTACGGCAGGAATAGCGGCACTATACGCGGGCCGATAAATGAGAATCTGCCTCTCAATACCCCTACACGATCACGTTACGATGTTACCCGCTGGAAGATTGAAAACGGCAATTTTACGACAGAAATGCAGCACGAGGTTGACTTCCCGCTGACCTCCGAGGAAATTACGGCAATCCACACTCTTGAAAGTGGAGGATATACAGAATAG
- a CDS encoding type IV pilin — MKVSTKKNDGVSPVIGTILLVAITVVLVAIISAVVMGMTGDIGSSYVVGVKVTQNATSDGYALLTITGGQNTGDLKALYVYNGTSSTPITATNLALNATPVVGIPYNYYVGTGQVALSVVGNFADGTNQTIYTATVNY; from the coding sequence ATGAAAGTAAGTACAAAGAAAAATGACGGAGTTTCCCCGGTTATCGGTACGATTCTCCTTGTGGCAATCACCGTTGTGCTTGTCGCAATCATCTCGGCTGTCGTAATGGGCATGACCGGGGACATTGGCTCAAGCTATGTCGTTGGTGTGAAAGTAACCCAAAATGCAACTTCTGATGGTTATGCCTTACTCACCATTACTGGTGGACAGAATACTGGCGATCTGAAAGCCCTGTATGTTTACAATGGGACATCCTCCACACCGATTACTGCAACTAATTTGGCTCTGAATGCTACACCAGTTGTAGGTATCCCGTATAACTATTATGTTGGAACTGGTCAGGTTGCCCTTTCAGTTGTAGGTAATTTTGCAGACGGTACTAACCAGACCATCTACACTGCAACTGTGAACTACTAA
- a CDS encoding type IV pilin, whose protein sequence is MKNEFGVSSVVGVVLLLLLVVLAASVIGLTLSAATQNAVESTPNVQFIPSVDPQMLYHGGGDVLYKDRLKLYANGVDITDTVSIDSMTTWTEWRTGQAIELPDDYYVANLTIIALDTLGRDQLLYRGSGVAVTPLPTPTTTSTPTVTPTPTPTTPTPTVTPTPTPEPTPNPYYTVGSDHADGFATVGELVESLNNWSNALYGADVALTYGGNQIGFFGAVPIGREPILITEGMGTVTLITYGGTGTLTEVPFTRAPGYEGELLVISSDAELVTAGANLKLDGMGHGAAPLLSVTSSGSLDVHGHITLINNTNPAGNGGALHNEGSVYVSTGLIIYNNTANNGGGIYNIGAITLSSDNIIRDNVALEKGGGIYNAGLSGVSIKGPITNNSAKYGGGIYNDGTMTTTGTISGNSASISGGGVYNAGTYTFSWTSTVSDNQAQYGGGIYNEGTIPFFGGAISGNTATINGGGLFNSGSYTMGGNSIAGNTAGNIGNQVYATIDSTNSIPTWIITLKKHGNSYYYAD, encoded by the coding sequence ATGAAAAATGAATTCGGTGTTTCCAGTGTTGTCGGTGTTGTTCTTCTCTTGCTTCTGGTTGTTCTCGCAGCTTCCGTTATCGGTCTGACCCTTTCGGCAGCTACGCAAAACGCTGTTGAAAGTACGCCGAATGTTCAGTTTATCCCTTCGGTTGATCCCCAGATGCTGTATCACGGCGGTGGTGATGTTCTGTACAAGGATCGATTGAAATTATATGCTAACGGCGTTGATATAACAGACACCGTCAGTATTGATTCCATGACTACCTGGACCGAGTGGCGTACTGGTCAGGCGATCGAACTGCCTGATGACTATTATGTTGCAAACCTTACGATCATCGCTCTAGATACGTTGGGCCGTGACCAGTTGTTGTATCGGGGTTCGGGCGTTGCCGTGACACCTTTGCCGACGCCCACCACAACCTCCACACCAACGGTAACTCCGACACCCACTCCGACAACTCCTACTCCAACGGTAACGCCCACGCCGACTCCGGAACCAACTCCCAACCCGTATTATACCGTCGGCAGCGATCATGCTGATGGGTTTGCGACGGTTGGGGAGTTGGTTGAGTCGCTCAACAACTGGTCGAACGCATTGTACGGGGCGGATGTGGCCTTGACTTATGGCGGCAATCAGATCGGTTTCTTTGGTGCTGTCCCGATTGGGCGTGAACCGATTCTTATAACGGAGGGGATGGGGACGGTCACCCTAATTACTTATGGTGGGACGGGTACTCTTACAGAGGTACCGTTTACCCGCGCTCCTGGGTATGAGGGAGAGCTTCTTGTGATATCCTCAGATGCTGAGCTGGTAACAGCCGGGGCCAATCTCAAGCTTGATGGAATGGGTCATGGGGCTGCCCCTCTTCTTTCAGTAACCTCCAGCGGGTCTCTGGATGTGCATGGCCATATTACACTGATAAATAATACCAACCCGGCAGGGAATGGAGGTGCCCTTCATAATGAAGGTTCGGTTTATGTTAGCACAGGACTGATAATCTATAATAATACTGCAAATAATGGCGGCGGTATATATAATATTGGTGCGATCACACTATCTTCAGATAATATTATCAGAGATAATGTTGCCTTGGAAAAAGGCGGCGGTATTTATAATGCTGGCTTGAGCGGCGTGTCGATTAAAGGTCCAATAACAAATAACTCTGCAAAATATGGCGGTGGTATTTATAATGACGGGACCATGACGACAACCGGTACTATCTCAGGAAATTCCGCATCAATATCCGGCGGGGGGGTGTACAATGCAGGTACCTATACATTTTCCTGGACATCTACGGTTTCTGATAATCAGGCTCAATATGGCGGTGGTATCTATAATGAAGGAACCATCCCCTTTTTTGGGGGAGCTATATCCGGGAATACCGCTACGATAAATGGTGGAGGACTCTTTAATTCAGGAAGCTATACTATGGGTGGGAACTCTATTGCCGGGAATACAGCGGGGAATATTGGAAACCAGGTGTATGCAACCATTGATTCAACAAATTCCATTCCCACTTGGATAATTACTCTTAAGAAGCATGGGAATTCTTATTATTATGCGGATTAA